The following DNA comes from Desulfobaculum xiamenense.
CGCACCGCCTCCGGGTCCCACGGGAAATACCAGCCGAGGAACACGGCCCGCAGCCCCTTCGCCTCCAAATCATCCGGCGACGGCCCGAAGTACGGCGTCAGGTCGCGGGCGCTCAGCCCTTCGCTGCCTATCCAGTCCTCGGCGGTGGTCCCGTGCATGACGCCGTGGCGCGCCAGCCAGCCGGAGGTCAGCCGCTCGCCCATGTGCAGCCCATCGGGCGAGCCGTACTCCAGCGCGGAGTTCTCTCCCCACACCACGAGGGGGATGGACATACGCAGCGCCATGGCCAGCGGAATGCCGAAGATGGCCATGTGCATCGGCAGCCCCGGCGTCCCGAAGCGCCGAAACGCCGCGAGCATAAACCGGCTTTCCACGTCCGGATTCACGGTAAAGTCGATGTGGTCCACGCCAAGGCGGACGAGGTTGTCCAGATTGGCCTGCCCAAGGGCCGTGCGCCCCGGCGGACGCCATGTCACACACAGCGGTTTCAGGCCGTGTTCCAGACAGGTCAGCACCTGCCAGTGGCTATCCTTGCCGCCGCTCACGGGGATAAGCGCGTCATAGCCGGGGCCATCGGACCGCACGGATTCGCACAGCCGCCCGAAGGCCCGCGCCCGCTCGGCCCAGTCCACTTCGGGCCGCAGGCCATGGGTGCGGCAGGCGTTGCACACGCCGTCATCGCCGATGACGATGCCGGGCCGGGTATCCGGCAGCACACACCGCGCACACCACCTCATGACGCATACTCCTCAAGGAACATCTTCACCCCCAGAAAGGCGAACAGGAACTTGCTCTCGCTGTTGGGCAACGCCCCCGGACGATCCAGCAGCTCCGCCACGGCCTCGCGCCGCACCACGTCGAACACCGGGCCATCCGCGAGCAATTCGGCCCGGACCTCCGGGTCGTCGCGGTCAAGGAATGAAAACACCGGCGCGTTGAAGCCCACCTTGCGCCTGTCGTCGAGGATGTGATCCGGCACGATGCCGCGCATGGCATCGCGCAGCACGGACTTGTTGAACCCGTCGCGAATGAGGTGGCGGGTGGGAATGCGCCCGCACATCTCGAAAAGCCCCCGGTCGAGGAATGGCGAACGGTTCTCGATGGAGAAATACATGGCGTTCAGGTCGTCCTCGTGCAGGATGACGGGCACAGCCTCGTGGAACAACTCGTTCAGCATGCGCATGCGCAGCAGGTCCGTATCGTGCGAAACCTCGGTGAAGGGTTCCTCGAACGGCTCGCGCAGGCGCGCCGAAAAATTGGCCGCATCCAGATAGATGTGCCCGCGCTCGCCGGGGTTCTTCACGAACACCTCGGGATCGCGCAGCACGGGATTGCGGACGATCGGCTCCACATGCCGCCGCCAGTTGCGCAGGGATTCGGCGAACAGCGCGGGGTCGTCGCGCACGGCGTGCAGGTACAGGGCGTGGTGGTCGTAGTAGCCGGAAAACAACTCGTCCGCCCCGGTGCCGCTAACGGCGATGCGGTAGCCGTTCGCGGCCACGGCGCTCATGAGCAGCCAATGGGCGTAGTATGTGATGGTGTAGACCGGCGCGTCGTGCTGACGCACCAGTTCGCGCAGAAGCGGCAGGAAGTCGTCCGTGCGCACGGGCACGGCGGTATGCCGGATGCCCAGCTCATCCACGGCCCGGCTCACGGAATCCCACTCCGCGTAGCGCTCGTCGGTGTTGACGATGGTGAAGCCGTGCACGTCGTAGTCGAACACCGTGCGGGCGATGGAGATGAGGCTATTCGAATCCACACCCCCGCTCATGCAGAAGGCCAGCGGCACATCGGCCCGCAACCGTAGGCGCACCGCCTCCAAAAGCGCATCGCGCGCACCGGTCACGGCCTCTGCGCGGCTCATGCCTTCGTCCGGCTCGATGCGTGGCATCCAGTAGCGGGCACGTTCCTCGCGCCCGTCTGCGTAGCGCGTCAGAAGCCCGGCGGCGGGCAACTCCTCCACGCCGAGGAAGAACCCGGCCGGAGTCTTGTAGAGGGACTTGTAGCCGTTGACGAGGAAACGCCGCAGGTGCTCGCGATTCACGGGAAAACGCCTGCCGCACAGCGCTTCGAGGAATTTCACCTCGGACGCGAAATACAGCCCGGTGTCGTCGCGGCAGAGGTAGAGCGGCTTTTCGCCGAACCTGTCGCGCGAGAGGACGAGGGTGCCGTCACGCCTATCGAGCACGGCAAAGGCCCACATGCCTTCCAGCCTGTCCAGCGCGTCAAGGCCCCACGCGCCAAGCGCCCGCGCAAGCACCTCGGTGTCGCTTCGCGTACGGAAGGCGCGGCCCTCGGCCTCCAAAGCGGCGCGCACCTCAAGGTAGTTGTAGATTTCCCCATTCACGGCGAGCACCAGCCCATCCACGGAAAACGGCTGATTGGCGCGCTCGTCGAGGTCGATGATCGCCAGCCGCGAATGCAACAGGCACAGGTTCATGCGCGGCGAGACGGCGGCGCGGTACACACCGGCGGCGTCCGGACCGCGACGGCGCATGCGCTCAAGGCATGTCCGCACGGCTTCGTCGCCGATGACCCGCGTTCCGTGGTATCCCGCAATGCCGCACATGTGCCCTCCTAGGCTTCCCACTCCATGTCCGCTGGCAAAAGCATTTCGCCCCGCCGCACGGCCCGCGCCAGCACCCGCCCAAGCACCACGTCCTCGTCGCCGGGGCGCACTCCGCCTCCGGGCCGCACCCAGTCGATATGCTCCCACCCGATGCGGCTGCCCGCCTCCAGATCGCAGGCCGCCACCACGGAGCGCGTGAAGGCGTCCAGGTTGCCGGCCTCGCAATGCTGAAGCTCCTTCAGCCCCGTGCCGAGCATGATTTCCGCCTCGCGGATGCGCCCCACCATTCGCGCGAAATCCGCCGGGTCCGCAGACAGGGCGTGATCGCGAAAGTCCGAGAAGTTGCGGTCGATGGTGAAATGCTTCTCCACGATGCGCGCTCCGCAGGCCACGGCAAGAATCGCGGCGGCGATTCCAAGCGTGTGGTCGGAATATCCCGGCGTGACCCCAAGCCCGGCCAGCGTCGTCACCGCCCGCAGGTTGGCCTGCTCCGGCGGCGTGGGATAGGCGCTCACGCAGTGCAACGCGGCGATGCCTCCGTCACAGCTGCGCTCCTGCCGGATGATGCCGATGCTGCGGCGCACGGCCGCGAGGTCGGCAAGCCCCGTGGACAGAAGCACCGGCTTGCCCGTGCGCGCCACGGCCCGCAGCAGGGGCACGAAGCCATTGTCGCCCGAGGCAATCTTGAACGCGGGCACCAGTTCATCGAGAAACATCGCGCTTTCGATGTCGAAGGGCGTGGACAGAAACGCCACGCCCTCCGCCTGCGCGGCGCGGGCCAGCCTGCGGAAGTCGTCGTACCCGAGGGCAAAGCGCGAAAGCTGCGCGATGCGCGCCGTCTGCACGCCACTCACCAGCCGCTCGGGCACGATGGTCTGGAACTTCACGGCGTCCGCCCCCGCAGCGGCGGCAAGACCGATCATCTCCTCGGCAAGCGCCACGTCGCCCTCGTGATTGTTGCCGATCTCGGCGATGATGAAGACGCGGTCCGCCGTGTCGGCCCCGCCGATCAGCATTCGTCCCCCTCCTTCGGAACCGACACGCCGCCGTGATAATGGAACACGCGTTCCACGGCGACGGAACGGAATCCCGCCTTGCGATAGCAGGCCATGGCCGGTGCGTTCTCGGCCTGCGTGACCGTGCGCAGAATGGAAAAGCGCCCCAGTTCGCGGCTGGCATGGGCCATCATCGCCCCCGCGACGCCAGCCCCTCGGGCCTGCGCCGCCACGGCCACGAGGTCGAGAACGAGGTCACTCCCGCGACAGAAGAACAGGGCGAAACCAACCACCGCCCCGCCATCCTCGGCAACGACCATGGCATCCCCCCGGCTGCCCACGAAGAAGTTCGCGGCCCACTCCTCCTTGAGGGCATCCGCCGCCGCGCGCGGGATGAAGGGGTCCCGGTGGAAGCGCGACCATGTGAAGCTCTCGCGGGCGATGCGCCGCACGGCCTCCTCATCCTCCCCACGGGCCATGCGCACGGATATTGCGCCACTACCCGCAGGAAAGTCCTCATCCAGGCGACGCTCCATGGTCACCGCCGTGACCACGGGCAGAAAGCCCAGATGCCGCAGCACGCACGCGGTGCCGGCCGCATCGGCCAGAATGCGCGTCCATGCGAACACGGACTTCATGCTCAAAAGCGCGCCAAGAGCGCTACGGATGGCCACCGCGTCAAGCCCCGAAAGCAGGCAGCCATCCACCACGAACGCCGGTCTGCCCAGCCGCCGCGCCAGCCACTCGTCACGGCGGACAAGGTCGGCGGCGTTGCAGACCAGATCGTCCCGCAGGCTCATTGCCGCGCCTCCGGCGGCAGCATTCCCGGCAGCACCGTTGCCGAGGTGAGGCGCGAACCGCCATTTCCATCGGCGTACATATGCTTGTACCACTGGATATACTTCACGAATCCCCGCTCAAGCGGCCATTCGGGGCGATAGCCGATCAGTTCGCGGGCCTTGTCCACGCACAGCGTTCCCCGGTCGGGCGTCAGGTTGTCCTTGGGCACATAGCGCACCCGCGCGCCGGGGAAGTGCTCGCGGACGAGGTCGGCCATGTTCCCCAGCGAACGCGATTCGCCATAGGTGATGTTGAATATCTGATTGCGGGAATTCTCGTTCTCCAGCACACACAGCATGCCGTTCACGAAGTCGTCGATGTAGGTGAAGTCGAGGCGGTCCGATCCGTCGCCAAGCACGCGAATCTCGTCGCCGCGCAGAGCGCTCTCGATGAATATCTGCCCCACCCGGCGGCTCACGCAGCGCTCGCCATAGAGCGCCGAGGGCCTGATGATGGTGTATGGCAGCCCAAACGCCTGATTGTAGGCGATGACGAGCTTCTCCCCGCCGAACTTGAGCGCGCCGTAGATGCCGAGCGGCTCGCACTGGGTGTCCTCCATCACCGTGCCGGTGCGGAAATGCCCGTAAACCATGCTGGACGAGAAATAGATGAAGTGCTCCACCCTATCGCGCGAGCAGTCCAGCGCGTTTTCCAGCGTGCGGAAGCTGTGGTCGAAGGTGCTGTAGGGGTCCTTGTTGGACTTGTTGGCATGGGCCACCGCCGCCAGTTGCACCACCACCTGCGGGTCGATGCGGGCGATGAGCTTGGAGAGCGCGTTGTAGTCGCGGCAGTCCTGCACGAAGAGTGGAATCCCCGCCTGTCGCAGCAGGATAAGGCGGGCGTTGAGCATATCGAGGTAGATGTCGCGGTTTGGGACATCCGTGGCGGTGGAGGCGAAGGTCAGGAGGTTGTTGATCATGAGGCTGTCGATGATCGACACCTCAGCACCCAGCGCCCGAAGCCGCAGGGCGAGATTGTGGCCAATGAACCCGGCGCCGCCGATGAGGGCGATGCGCCTGCCTTTGAAGGGAATGAGGGTCATGACGTTACAACTCCTTGACAGCATTGCTGAACGTTTCGGCAACGTATTCCATGTCGCCGACGCCGAGATGCGGCCCCACGGGCAGCGCCACGGACGAATCGCTTACGGCGCGGGCGTTGGGAAACTCTCCGTCCCGCCAGCCGTATTTCTCCCTGTAGTAGGTCAACCGGGGCACCGGATGCGGGTAGTAGACGCTGAATCCGATGCCCGCCTGCCGAAGCGACGCGGCCAGATCGGGCCGACGCGCCGACAGTGGCCCCTCAAGCACCACGCTCAGGCAGTAGTGGCTCGACTGCGCGCCCGCCCCGATTGCGGCCCCGGCTTCGCCGCCAAATGTGCCGCCGGACACGCCGCCGGACGTGCCACCGGACACGCCGCCTGATGTTTCCCCGGACACGCCGCCGAGGACGCGCACATTCTCAAGGCTTCCCAGCCCCTCCGACAGCACCCGGAAATTCTCCCGCCGCCGCGCGAGCATCTCGTCCACCCGCTCCAACTGGGCCAGCCCAAGGGCGGCCTGCAACTCGCTCATGCGGCAGTTCATGCCCAGCATGTCCACGTCGTACACGCCGGGCATGCTGCGGTCGGCGTGGGTCCTGTCCACGCCAAAGGCCCGCTTTCGCGCCACGGTGACGGCGGCATCGGCATCCCGTGTCACAAGCATGCCGCCCTCGGCCGTCGTCAGATGCTTCACCGGATAGAACGAAAAACATCCCGCATCGCCGAACAGGCCCGCATGCACGCCGTCGAGGCGCGTTCCCACGGCAAGGGCGCAGTCCTCCACCACGCGCAGGTCGTGCCGCCGCGCAATGTCCATGATGGCCGCCATGTCACACGGCACGCCGAGGAAATGGACCAGCGTAATGCCGCGCGTGTTCGGCGTGATGGCCGCCTCCACCGCGACGGGGTC
Coding sequences within:
- the asnB gene encoding asparagine synthase (glutamine-hydrolyzing), producing the protein MCGIAGYHGTRVIGDEAVRTCLERMRRRGPDAAGVYRAAVSPRMNLCLLHSRLAIIDLDERANQPFSVDGLVLAVNGEIYNYLEVRAALEAEGRAFRTRSDTEVLARALGAWGLDALDRLEGMWAFAVLDRRDGTLVLSRDRFGEKPLYLCRDDTGLYFASEVKFLEALCGRRFPVNREHLRRFLVNGYKSLYKTPAGFFLGVEELPAAGLLTRYADGREERARYWMPRIEPDEGMSRAEAVTGARDALLEAVRLRLRADVPLAFCMSGGVDSNSLISIARTVFDYDVHGFTIVNTDERYAEWDSVSRAVDELGIRHTAVPVRTDDFLPLLRELVRQHDAPVYTITYYAHWLLMSAVAANGYRIAVSGTGADELFSGYYDHHALYLHAVRDDPALFAESLRNWRRHVEPIVRNPVLRDPEVFVKNPGERGHIYLDAANFSARLREPFEEPFTEVSHDTDLLRMRMLNELFHEAVPVILHEDDLNAMYFSIENRSPFLDRGLFEMCGRIPTRHLIRDGFNKSVLRDAMRGIVPDHILDDRRKVGFNAPVFSFLDRDDPEVRAELLADGPVFDVVRREAVAELLDRPGALPNSESKFLFAFLGVKMFLEEYAS
- a CDS encoding N-acetylneuraminate synthase family protein, which codes for MLIGGADTADRVFIIAEIGNNHEGDVALAEEMIGLAAAAGADAVKFQTIVPERLVSGVQTARIAQLSRFALGYDDFRRLARAAQAEGVAFLSTPFDIESAMFLDELVPAFKIASGDNGFVPLLRAVARTGKPVLLSTGLADLAAVRRSIGIIRQERSCDGGIAALHCVSAYPTPPEQANLRAVTTLAGLGVTPGYSDHTLGIAAAILAVACGARIVEKHFTIDRNFSDFRDHALSADPADFARMVGRIREAEIMLGTGLKELQHCEAGNLDAFTRSVVAACDLEAGSRIGWEHIDWVRPGGGVRPGDEDVVLGRVLARAVRRGEMLLPADMEWEA
- a CDS encoding N-acetyl sugar amidotransferase, which gives rise to MRWCARCVLPDTRPGIVIGDDGVCNACRTHGLRPEVDWAERARAFGRLCESVRSDGPGYDALIPVSGGKDSHWQVLTCLEHGLKPLCVTWRPPGRTALGQANLDNLVRLGVDHIDFTVNPDVESRFMLAAFRRFGTPGLPMHMAIFGIPLAMALRMSIPLVVWGENSALEYGSPDGLHMGERLTSGWLARHGVMHGTTAEDWIGSEGLSARDLTPYFGPSPDDLEAKGLRAVFLGWYFPWDPEAVRRVASGSGFSASADGARTGFYDYADVDDEFIAVHHWLKWYKFGFTRTFDNLSLEIRNGRMTRGEALAEIARRGDEMPREDIEAASAFMRISPEEFFRIAERFRNPDVWTRHDGRWTIPDFIVPDWEWT
- a CDS encoding GNAT family N-acetyltransferase codes for the protein MSLRDDLVCNAADLVRRDEWLARRLGRPAFVVDGCLLSGLDAVAIRSALGALLSMKSVFAWTRILADAAGTACVLRHLGFLPVVTAVTMERRLDEDFPAGSGAISVRMARGEDEEAVRRIARESFTWSRFHRDPFIPRAAADALKEEWAANFFVGSRGDAMVVAEDGGAVVGFALFFCRGSDLVLDLVAVAAQARGAGVAGAMMAHASRELGRFSILRTVTQAENAPAMACYRKAGFRSVAVERVFHYHGGVSVPKEGDEC
- a CDS encoding NAD-dependent epimerase/dehydratase family protein, with amino-acid sequence MTLIPFKGRRIALIGGAGFIGHNLALRLRALGAEVSIIDSLMINNLLTFASTATDVPNRDIYLDMLNARLILLRQAGIPLFVQDCRDYNALSKLIARIDPQVVVQLAAVAHANKSNKDPYSTFDHSFRTLENALDCSRDRVEHFIYFSSSMVYGHFRTGTVMEDTQCEPLGIYGALKFGGEKLVIAYNQAFGLPYTIIRPSALYGERCVSRRVGQIFIESALRGDEIRVLGDGSDRLDFTYIDDFVNGMLCVLENENSRNQIFNITYGESRSLGNMADLVREHFPGARVRYVPKDNLTPDRGTLCVDKARELIGYRPEWPLERGFVKYIQWYKHMYADGNGGSRLTSATVLPGMLPPEARQ
- a CDS encoding DegT/DnrJ/EryC1/StrS family aminotransferase; translated protein: MTQRREIPFGRPWMTHREREAVATVLDGPILTHGPHCSAFEKRFASFMGDGAHCVSMSSCMAALHMAWFHLGVGPGDEVICPAMTHVATAHAIELTGARPVFVDCDASGNIDPVAVEAAITPNTRGITLVHFLGVPCDMAAIMDIARRHDLRVVEDCALAVGTRLDGVHAGLFGDAGCFSFYPVKHLTTAEGGMLVTRDADAAVTVARKRAFGVDRTHADRSMPGVYDVDMLGMNCRMSELQAALGLAQLERVDEMLARRRENFRVLSEGLGSLENVRVLGGVSGETSGGVSGGTSGGVSGGTFGGEAGAAIGAGAQSSHYCLSVVLEGPLSARRPDLAASLRQAGIGFSVYYPHPVPRLTYYREKYGWRDGEFPNARAVSDSSVALPVGPHLGVGDMEYVAETFSNAVKEL